A stretch of the Bacteroidales bacterium genome encodes the following:
- a CDS encoding OmpA family protein, with translation MNSRNIFFVILTICFISTPLSYGQKNSKVKKAYEEFSAGHYSSAADMLRKAYSSVKNKDEQAAILFKIGECYRLTSEPSRAESWYIKAINKGYQDPIVHLYLADAKKMNQKYAEAKEEYVKYKEKAPNDRRADDGIKSTELAITWMETGNGYQVENMKFFNSRQSDYCPAYASDDYTTVYFTSSRDAATGKNVNAVTGESFSDIFVSKLDRKNVWSQPVPIDGDVNTEVDEGICSFTPDFRTMYFTRCRSAKNKAWGCQIVTAQLVNGRWTKEKAIDIANDSVVIAHPAISPDELTLYFVTDMPGGQGGKDIWKVTRSNSGDNWGTPENLGPTINTPGDEMFPYVHADGTLYFSSNGHIGLGGLDIFKARNDEGQWIVENLGYPINSPSDDFGITFQAESEQGFFSSNRTSRGDDDIFVFSLPPLAFNLTGVVVDEKTNAVLPESTVKIISSDGITNEMPTGADGTFKITLKPNVDYVFIASKKGYLNGKERETTKGLERSKDFRITIPLSSIANPIELTNIFYDFAKWDLRPESMVALDRLVETLNDNPHITIELGSHTDSRGTIADNEVLSQRRAQSVVDYLIQKDIASDRLTAKGYGEEHPKVVDDELAKQYPFLPKGTRLTEEFINSLTDNNQQEIAHQINRRTEFRVLRTDYNE, from the coding sequence ATGAATTCTCGCAATATATTTTTTGTCATACTCACCATATGTTTTATCTCCACACCTTTGAGTTATGGTCAGAAAAATTCAAAGGTAAAAAAAGCATATGAGGAATTTAGTGCCGGCCACTACAGTTCTGCTGCGGATATGCTGAGAAAGGCTTATTCATCAGTCAAAAATAAAGACGAACAGGCCGCGATCTTATTCAAAATAGGGGAATGCTACAGGCTGACCAGCGAACCTTCCCGTGCGGAGTCGTGGTACATCAAGGCCATCAACAAAGGTTACCAGGATCCGATCGTACATCTATACCTGGCTGATGCAAAAAAGATGAACCAGAAATACGCAGAAGCCAAAGAAGAATACGTCAAATATAAAGAAAAAGCACCCAATGACAGGCGGGCCGACGACGGTATCAAATCTACCGAACTGGCAATTACCTGGATGGAGACCGGGAACGGTTACCAGGTGGAAAATATGAAATTCTTTAATTCACGCCAGAGTGATTATTGCCCTGCATATGCTTCCGATGATTATACCACCGTATATTTTACATCGTCACGCGATGCTGCAACAGGTAAGAATGTTAATGCCGTAACCGGAGAAAGCTTTTCCGATATTTTTGTTTCTAAACTCGACCGGAAAAATGTCTGGAGCCAGCCGGTGCCTATCGATGGAGATGTCAATACCGAAGTAGATGAAGGTATTTGTTCATTTACCCCGGATTTCCGGACCATGTATTTTACCCGTTGCCGGTCTGCCAAAAATAAAGCATGGGGCTGCCAGATTGTCACAGCACAGCTGGTAAATGGCAGATGGACCAAAGAGAAAGCGATCGACATTGCCAATGACAGTGTAGTCATAGCCCATCCGGCTATTTCTCCGGATGAACTGACCTTATATTTTGTTACAGATATGCCTGGTGGACAAGGCGGTAAAGACATCTGGAAAGTGACACGTTCTAATTCCGGTGACAATTGGGGTACTCCTGAAAACCTGGGTCCTACTATCAATACTCCGGGCGATGAAATGTTCCCCTATGTTCATGCCGACGGGACCCTTTATTTCTCATCCAACGGCCATATAGGCCTGGGTGGACTGGATATATTCAAAGCCAGGAATGATGAAGGACAATGGATAGTAGAGAATCTGGGCTATCCGATCAATTCCCCTTCAGATGATTTTGGTATTACTTTCCAGGCTGAATCGGAACAGGGATTCTTCTCTTCGAATCGTACATCCCGCGGTGATGATGATATTTTCGTATTCTCCCTTCCTCCGCTTGCCTTCAACCTGACAGGCGTTGTGGTGGATGAAAAAACAAATGCCGTATTACCTGAATCTACCGTAAAAATTATCAGTAGCGACGGTATTACCAATGAAATGCCGACAGGAGCAGACGGTACATTCAAAATAACATTGAAACCCAATGTCGATTATGTCTTTATTGCTTCAAAGAAAGGGTATCTTAATGGTAAAGAACGTGAAACGACAAAGGGATTGGAACGCAGCAAAGATTTCCGTATCACCATTCCATTGTCTTCGATTGCTAACCCAATTGAATTGACCAACATATTCTATGATTTCGCCAAATGGGATCTTCGTCCCGAATCCATGGTCGCTTTGGATAGGTTAGTAGAAACATTAAATGACAATCCACATATTACCATAGAATTAGGATCGCACACCGACTCTCGTGGTACCATAGCAGATAATGAAGTATTGTCACAACGACGTGCACAATCAGTGGTAGATTACCTCATCCAGAAAGACATAGCTTCTGACCGCCTTACAGCAAAAGGATATGGGGAAGAACATCCTAAGGTGGTAGATGATGAGTTGGCGAAACAATATCCATTCCTGCCTAAAGGAACCCGGTTAACCGAAGAGTTTATCAATTCGCTGACCGATAATAATCAACAGGAAATTGCGCATCAGATCAACCGGCGCACTGAATTTAGAGTACTTCGTACGGATTATAATGAATAA
- a CDS encoding ROK family protein: MKSKFILGIDIGGSGIKGAIVNVKTGEMTTEKYRLPTPDPSTPEAVVGVIRNIAKKLKWNGPIGIGFPGVMQHGIVKTAANIDDGWLDVNLEKLIEKRTDNKCITVNDADAAGMAEMQYGAGKKNKGVVIMLTVGTGIGCSLFTKGKLVPNCEWGHICLPGGIEDAEKWASDAARKKFELSWDEWMLRLKTYIDYIEEMFWPDLVIIGGGLAKKLAKNGIPFESRAKIVPADLFNEAGIIGAAVSAKKLLKKKHK; the protein is encoded by the coding sequence ATGAAATCGAAGTTTATATTGGGTATTGATATTGGAGGTTCCGGCATTAAAGGTGCTATAGTGAACGTTAAAACAGGGGAAATGACTACTGAAAAGTACCGGCTTCCAACTCCGGATCCATCTACTCCTGAAGCAGTGGTGGGTGTGATCAGGAATATTGCAAAGAAATTGAAATGGAACGGGCCTATCGGCATCGGCTTTCCGGGTGTGATGCAGCATGGGATAGTCAAAACCGCGGCCAATATCGATGATGGCTGGCTGGATGTGAACCTTGAAAAGTTGATAGAAAAGCGGACCGATAATAAATGCATTACTGTAAATGATGCTGATGCTGCCGGAATGGCTGAAATGCAATATGGTGCCGGAAAGAAAAATAAAGGGGTCGTGATCATGTTGACCGTAGGTACCGGCATAGGATGTTCCCTTTTTACCAAAGGCAAACTTGTTCCGAATTGCGAATGGGGACACATTTGCTTGCCCGGAGGGATTGAAGATGCTGAAAAATGGGCTTCCGATGCAGCCCGGAAGAAATTTGAATTGAGCTGGGATGAATGGATGCTACGGCTTAAAACATATATTGATTATATTGAAGAAATGTTTTGGCCGGACCTGGTTATTATTGGAGGCGGGCTGGCCAAGAAATTAGCGAAAAACGGTATCCCGTTTGAATCCCGTGCCAAAATAGTACCTGCCGACCTGTTTAACGAGGCCGGGATTATCGGAGCGGCTGTTTCTGCCAAAAAGTTACTAAAGAAAAAACATAAATAG
- a CDS encoding 50S ribosomal protein L25/general stress protein Ctc: MESITLKASLRKETGKKSSKAIRTKESVPCVLYGGKENVNFYVAEGDFRGLVYTPTVYLINLDVDGKVHNVVIKDLQFHPVTDKLLHADFYEVSEDKPLVIEVPVKITGSSMGVREGGKLVVEKRKIAVKGLVKDIPAEIAIDITELGIGKAIRAGEIEAKKIEVVVPKDTPVVSIRTTRAAAAAAAEAAKQ, from the coding sequence ATGGAATCAATCACATTAAAAGCCTCTTTGCGTAAAGAGACCGGAAAAAAATCGTCAAAAGCAATCAGAACAAAGGAATCAGTTCCATGTGTTTTATACGGAGGAAAGGAAAACGTTAATTTTTATGTTGCCGAAGGAGACTTTCGTGGATTGGTTTATACGCCTACAGTATACCTGATCAATCTGGATGTGGATGGAAAAGTCCATAATGTTGTCATCAAGGATTTACAATTTCATCCGGTAACGGACAAATTGTTACACGCCGATTTTTATGAGGTATCAGAAGATAAGCCTCTGGTTATTGAAGTTCCTGTTAAAATCACCGGTTCTTCCATGGGTGTACGTGAAGGGGGAAAATTAGTGGTGGAAAAAAGGAAAATAGCCGTAAAAGGTTTGGTCAAGGATATTCCTGCAGAGATTGCAATTGATATCACAGAATTGGGTATCGGAAAAGCGATCCGCGCCGGGGAAATTGAAGCCAAAAAAATTGAGGTTGTCGTACCCAAAGACACTCCTGTTGTATCTATTCGCACAACCAGAGCAGCGGCAGCAGCGGCAGCAGAAGCTGCTAAACAATAA
- a CDS encoding type IX secretion system membrane protein PorP/SprF — MMENQAGLYSGQSPLSGKESMSSRKIYTYIVSATVIVLLSCITVNAQQSQPFTQYLFNRFLLNPAAAGSDGFSSVGVVIKDQWTGFSASPTNQTLTGQARLPRQGLFGSRSRRGTSGFFSPENIGVGVALFNDIRGPIRTTGAQFTYAYHLEDRFGQLSLGLSANLFQLYIDRGKIETEDDDMFLNASKLNSFVPDASFGIHYTTRDYYVGLSVSNLFQSFLMFGGRNSSNYRIERQYLLMGGYIFELNPEWNIMPTLQGKMNEHGIGQLDINVMGYYYDQFWGGFSYRTGGGGNIGGVSLLFGARYKQYHFGYAFDHTLSSIRKYSYGSHELMVTITFGQSERFFRYNRRYEFQKMKGQSTGRRP, encoded by the coding sequence ATGATGGAAAATCAAGCAGGCCTCTACTCGGGACAATCTCCATTATCCGGTAAAGAAAGTATGAGTTCAAGAAAAATATATACCTATATTGTCAGTGCTACGGTTATTGTTTTGTTGTCCTGTATTACAGTCAATGCTCAGCAATCCCAGCCTTTTACACAATATCTTTTCAACCGCTTCCTGTTGAATCCGGCAGCAGCAGGCAGTGATGGCTTTTCATCGGTCGGAGTGGTTATCAAAGACCAGTGGACCGGTTTCTCAGCTTCACCTACCAATCAAACCTTAACAGGACAAGCCCGCTTACCCCGTCAAGGCCTTTTTGGAAGCAGGAGCAGGCGTGGGACTTCCGGTTTCTTTTCTCCGGAAAATATAGGGGTAGGAGTAGCCCTGTTCAACGATATAAGAGGTCCTATCCGTACAACAGGTGCACAGTTTACTTATGCTTACCATCTGGAAGATCGTTTCGGACAACTTTCATTAGGGTTGTCAGCTAACCTGTTCCAATTATATATCGACAGAGGTAAAATAGAGACGGAAGATGATGATATGTTCCTCAATGCATCAAAATTAAATAGTTTTGTTCCCGATGCTTCATTTGGGATACACTATACGACCCGTGATTATTATGTTGGTCTGTCCGTATCCAACCTGTTTCAATCATTTCTCATGTTTGGCGGACGTAATAGTTCAAACTACCGTATTGAGCGGCAATATCTTTTGATGGGAGGGTATATCTTCGAATTGAATCCGGAATGGAATATCATGCCCACTTTACAGGGGAAAATGAATGAACATGGTATCGGACAATTGGATATCAATGTCATGGGTTATTATTATGACCAGTTCTGGGGTGGTTTTTCTTATCGTACGGGCGGAGGCGGTAATATTGGCGGGGTAAGCCTTTTATTCGGGGCCCGGTATAAACAATATCATTTCGGTTATGCTTTTGACCATACTCTAAGCAGTATCCGGAAATATTCTTATGGTTCCCATGAGTTAATGGTGACGATTACTTTCGGACAAAGCGAACGTTTCTTCCGTTACAACCGGAGGTATGAATTCCAGAAAATGAAAGGCCAATCCACTGGAAGGAGACCTTGA
- a CDS encoding gliding motility-associated C-terminal domain-containing protein, with amino-acid sequence MFKATRDPGIVGLNTVFDYTVPGNAGQLLQAYSDSIVVQWGFNRGTYQLGVQEITDTGCAGDWAYLDVAVVGTEAVFSQDRYTICNGNAVEIMFNESDFQAYQWADYTIINNTITKAGTYELKTIDWNGCLITNFITVIESPTPTVALGKDTMVCTPEFRLHALNPNRNPQGTVYTWSTGQTGTSSFIDISGHDTKENIVYWVRADLDGCTASDTVVVLACEEAPEPVLFRIPNTFTPNGDGDNDVWEIKVLSEYPNAVVEVFDRWGRKVFTSARGYPQPWDGRDTNGNVLPMEAYYYVINLNDGKSSRPLLGTISIIR; translated from the coding sequence GTGTTTAAAGCTACACGCGATCCGGGAATAGTCGGTTTAAATACTGTATTCGACTATACCGTTCCTGGTAATGCCGGGCAGTTGCTTCAGGCCTATTCTGATTCAATTGTTGTCCAGTGGGGCTTTAACAGGGGGACTTATCAGTTAGGTGTTCAGGAAATAACGGATACAGGTTGTGCCGGTGATTGGGCCTATCTGGATGTAGCCGTTGTAGGGACCGAAGCTGTTTTTTCCCAGGACAGATATACCATATGTAATGGAAACGCAGTCGAAATAATGTTTAATGAGTCAGATTTCCAGGCATATCAATGGGCAGATTATACCATTATTAATAATACCATTACCAAGGCAGGAACTTACGAATTAAAGACAATTGACTGGAATGGTTGTTTGATCACTAATTTTATTACGGTTATTGAAAGTCCAACCCCTACAGTTGCATTAGGAAAAGATACCATGGTCTGTACACCGGAATTCCGGCTACATGCCCTTAATCCTAACCGCAATCCACAAGGGACAGTTTATACCTGGTCTACCGGACAAACAGGTACCTCTTCTTTTATTGATATTTCAGGACATGACACAAAGGAAAATATAGTATATTGGGTTCGGGCTGACCTGGACGGATGTACGGCATCGGATACTGTGGTTGTGCTGGCATGCGAAGAAGCACCGGAGCCGGTGTTGTTTAGGATTCCTAATACTTTTACTCCCAATGGGGACGGAGATAATGATGTATGGGAAATAAAGGTGTTAAGTGAGTATCCAAATGCGGTAGTGGAGGTTTTCGACCGTTGGGGGAGAAAAGTATTTACTTCGGCCAGAGGTTATCCCCAACCATGGGATGGTCGTGATACCAATGGTAATGTTCTTCCTATGGAGGCATATTATTATGTCATTAATTTGAATGATGGAAAATCAAGCAGGCCTCTACTCGGGACAATCTCCATTATCCGGTAA